TCTTCTGTACCTAATTCTTCTTCGACAATTTCACTACAAAGTTCGATACACTCATCGCATATATAAACGCCTGGACCAGCGACTAGCTTTCGTACTTGATCTTGCGTCTTGCCACAAAAAGAACACTTTAATTGTCCTTTTTCATCATTAAATTTAAACATAAGAAATATTCACCCCTTGCAAAAAATATTGCTCTAGCTTTGAGGCTGCAAGTTCATCCTTGTACTTTGCATACTCAATTAGATAATTATGTATTGCATTGTATCACAAAAAGAGTAGTTCTTGGTAGTGATAACTCTTTCTATGGTGATACGATATGTATGATTCTCTTTTATCTATTATATACGTTTCAAGTAAAAAAATGCCACTGTTATGAAAAAGGATGCCAAAAAATCGTTTAATTAATAAACAAGGCACGATATTATCGTGCCTTGTCTCTAAGATGTATATTTACTTATTTTACGTTTGCTTTTTCTACTAAAAGGTCAATTGCTTTACGTGCTTTTAAATCGTCGCGTAAGCTTTCTAAGTAACCTTGTGATTCATATAAATTTTTAACGGTAGCTACATCCGTTTGATACATCTCTGCAATTTTACCAATTTCTTCTTCCACATCTACATCACTTGCTTCGATGTTTTCAGCATTAGCAATTGCTTCTAATGTTAAACGAGTGCGTACACGCATTTCAGCTTCTTCTTTCATTTGCTCTTTTAAAGCATCTTCATTAGAAGCTGTTAATTGATAATATAATTCAAGGTTCATCCCTTGCATTTGAAGACGTTGTTCAAATTCAGGAATCATACGATCTAATTCCGTATTAATCATCGCTTCAGGAAGATCCACTTCACTATTGTTTACTGCTTGTTCGATAACTGCATTACGTTTTGAATCAAGCGCATCTGCTTCTTTCTTTTGAGCAAGATCTTTTTTGACGCTTTCTTTTAATTCTTCTAATGTTTCTACTTCTTCATTTGCATCTTTTGCAAACTCATCGTCAAGCTCAGGAAGTTCTTGTGCTTTAATTTCGTTTATTTTCACTTTAAACGTAACTTCTTTACCCGCTAATTCTTCTGCGTGGTATTCTTCTGGGAATGTTACTTGGATATCTTTTTCTTCGTCTTTTTTCATTCCAATTAATTGTTCTTCAAAACCTGGAATGAAAGAACCAGAACCGATTACTAATGGATAGTTTTCACCTTTTCCACCTTCAAATGGTTCATCATTTAAGAATCCTTCAAAGTCAATCATTGCTGTATCGCCATCTTCAACTTCTCCGTCTTCTTTTACAACTAATTCTGCAAAACGTTGTTGAAGGGCTTTTAATTCTGCTTCAACATCTTCATCCGTTACGGTTACATCTTTTTCTTCTACTTCTAAGCCAGTGTATTCACCAAGTTTTACTTCTGGCTTTACTGTCACAGTAGCAGTAAAAATTAAATTTTGACCTTTTTCAAGTTGTTTAATGTCTACTTCTGGAGTATCCACTGGTTCGATTCCTGACTCTTCTACTGCTTTTGCATACGCTTCTGGTAATAGAATGTCTAAAGCATCTTGGTATAAACTTTCTTCACCGAAATGTTTGTTAAAAATAACGCGTGGTACTTTCCCCTTACGAAAACCAGGAATATTCACCTGTTTTACCACTTTTTTAAACGCTTGATCGATTGCTTCTTTTACTTTGTCTGCGTCAACTTCTACCGTTAAAACGCCTTGGTTGCCTTCTAGTTTTTCCCATTTAGTACTCATGTATTCAATCCCTCCAACATTCAAGGTAGCATAGTATTCTATGTAGAATCCGTATTTATAACTTCTTTATTATATCATAGAACAACTTGCTTTCAACTATTTTTCAATATTTTACGTAGAAAACGGTAATTGTAACACTTCTTTCAGATGACGATACACCTGTTGTACGATGTTTTTTTTCACAGAAACAGGCGTATTCCACTTTACTTGACCAAACATTGCTTCTCTCGTTATTTGTTCGATAGCTAGGACGTAATCAGTGACTTCTTCTAATGGAAATGGAAAATGTCTAAATAAAAACTGACGCAATAAATCTTTCATCATTTGCGCTAAAACTGGATCTTGTTGTTCTATAGATTCTTCTATTTGCTTCATCGCTTTTTGTTCAAATTGGACATACATTTGATCAAATTGGTCGATATGGTGAATTGTCATTTCCTTTTGAAATTTTCGAACGACAACTGGCTGTTCATAGCCTTGTTCTCGTAACACTTGTAACATCATCGTTTTTAACCAATCATCTCCGTAGTCTGATTGTAAAAAAGTTAAACATAACTCTAATCGTTCCGTTTCATTTCTTTCTACGATTCGTGTAAAATGATGGATTCTTTGTTCAAATGTGTCGCTAAACAATCCTTCATAATCGTCATGAAGCGAGTGAGAAGGAGCATCGACTCGTTGTAAAAACGACTCAATGTGATAAAAAGGAGATTCTATTTCAAATAAGGATGGTACTTTTTCCTTTATTATTTGTAAAAAAGAATTCGCTTCATGGTAATGGTTTAGCTGAATCAAAATAGATACATACATTTGGGCTACCTCCACAAAATCCCCCAGTTGATGATTGAGCATCATTTTACAATAAAATTTGGCATCTTGGTATTTCCCTATTTCCATATAACAAGCAGTTAAGCCCATATACACTTCTTCTGTATATCCACTAAATGATTCTAATAACAAAAACGATTCAATCGCTTCTTGAAAATTTCCTTGTTGGATACAATCTTTTGCTTTTTGAAATAGTTTTTCTTCTACATTCGGAAACAGAATAACCTTTTTATTTTTATCCTTCATTGTAATCGCCTCATCTAATTTCATATTCTTTCTTTACGTTACACCATTTTTCATATGAAAGAAAGAAGCGAATCTAAAAAAGAAAAGCAGCTTAGAGTTTGCTACTCTAACCTACTTTTCTTTCATTAAACATCTATTTATGCACGCTTTGCTTCAAATGCTTTAATTTTATCTTCGTACGTAAGTGTTACGTCAATTTCATCCCAGCCGTTCAAAAGCATTTCTTTCCAATATTCGTTAATTTCAAAAGAACGTTCAAATCCTTCTGTATCAGAAAGTTTATTTTCTTTTAAATTGACCGTTAATTCATAATCGCTTGCTTTCGCCTTTTCGATGAGCGTTTTTATATCACCTTCAGAAAGACAGATTGGTAAAATCCCATTTTTTAAGCAGTTATTGTAAAAAATATCAGAATAACTTGGTGCGATTAGCACTTTAAAGCCGTAATCTAACAATGCCCAAGGTGCATGTTCACGAGAAGAACCACATCCAAAGTTTTCACCAGCGACTAAAATAGATGCTCCTTTATTTTCTGGACGATTCAATTCAAATTCGGGATTATCCGATCCATCTTTGTTAAAACGCCAATCAAAAAATAAAAATTGACCAAAACCTGTACGCTCGATACGTTTTAAAAACTGTTTCGGAATAATTTGGTCAGTATCGACATTCACCCGATCCATTCCTGCTACTTTTCCTTCATGAATGACAATTGGTTCCATTCCTACTCCTCCTTATGCTACAGGTTCTTTGTCTAATTTACGTACATCAACAAAATGGCCATGAATGGCTGCTGCCGCTGCCATTGCTGGACTTACTAAATGCGTTTTGGCACCTTTTCCTTGACGCCCTTCAAAGTTCCGGTTCGAAGTAGAAGCACAACGTTCTCCTTCAGGCACCGTATCAGGGTTCATCCCAAGACACATACTACAGCCAGCATCACGCCATTCAAATCCGGCTTCGATAAAGATTTTATCTAATCCTTCTTCTTCCGCTTGCGCTTTTACTTTTTGTGATCCTGGAACAATCATTGCACGTACACCTTCTTTTACTGTACGTCCTTTTATTACTTCTGCAGCTGAACGTAAATCACTTATACGAGAATTTGTACAGGA
The genomic region above belongs to Massilibacterium senegalense and contains:
- the tig gene encoding trigger factor — protein: MSTKWEKLEGNQGVLTVEVDADKVKEAIDQAFKKVVKQVNIPGFRKGKVPRVIFNKHFGEESLYQDALDILLPEAYAKAVEESGIEPVDTPEVDIKQLEKGQNLIFTATVTVKPEVKLGEYTGLEVEEKDVTVTDEDVEAELKALQQRFAELVVKEDGEVEDGDTAMIDFEGFLNDEPFEGGKGENYPLVIGSGSFIPGFEEQLIGMKKDEEKDIQVTFPEEYHAEELAGKEVTFKVKINEIKAQELPELDDEFAKDANEEVETLEELKESVKKDLAQKKEADALDSKRNAVIEQAVNNSEVDLPEAMINTELDRMIPEFEQRLQMQGMNLELYYQLTASNEDALKEQMKEEAEMRVRTRLTLEAIANAENIEASDVDVEEEIGKIAEMYQTDVATVKNLYESQGYLESLRDDLKARKAIDLLVEKANVK
- a CDS encoding tetratricopeptide repeat protein → MKDKNKKVILFPNVEEKLFQKAKDCIQQGNFQEAIESFLLLESFSGYTEEVYMGLTACYMEIGKYQDAKFYCKMMLNHQLGDFVEVAQMYVSILIQLNHYHEANSFLQIIKEKVPSLFEIESPFYHIESFLQRVDAPSHSLHDDYEGLFSDTFEQRIHHFTRIVERNETERLELCLTFLQSDYGDDWLKTMMLQVLREQGYEQPVVVRKFQKEMTIHHIDQFDQMYVQFEQKAMKQIEESIEQQDPVLAQMMKDLLRQFLFRHFPFPLEEVTDYVLAIEQITREAMFGQVKWNTPVSVKKNIVQQVYRHLKEVLQLPFST
- the leuD gene encoding 3-isopropylmalate dehydratase small subunit, with product MEPIVIHEGKVAGMDRVNVDTDQIIPKQFLKRIERTGFGQFLFFDWRFNKDGSDNPEFELNRPENKGASILVAGENFGCGSSREHAPWALLDYGFKVLIAPSYSDIFYNNCLKNGILPICLSEGDIKTLIEKAKASDYELTVNLKENKLSDTEGFERSFEINEYWKEMLLNGWDEIDVTLTYEDKIKAFEAKRA